A window of the Streptomyces griseochromogenes genome harbors these coding sequences:
- a CDS encoding polyprenyl synthetase family protein, translated as MSTLPSALQAPPSAPDVLGRCRELVRPALAEAVGRLHPWVAEMAAYSFGWCEVGGAPAAAPGGKGVRQALAVLGAEAAGADGRAGVPAAVAVELVHAFSLLHDDIMDGDATRRRRPAVWKAYGTGPAVLAGDALFALAVETLAATPGGPRAVRLLSTALADLVRGQADDLLFAARPFAGPERVTPEEYRVMAEHKTGALLGCAAALGATLGGAPEPAVAALDRAGRHLGVAFQLVDDVLGIWGDPAVTGKPVGGDLRERKKTFPVLAALGSPAARHLPELLACDARTEEAAALIEEAGGRAAALAEARARTAAARALLTELPLAAGAAGELCALLDFLVGRDL; from the coding sequence TGCAGGCGCCGCCGTCGGCTCCCGATGTCCTGGGCCGCTGCCGGGAGCTGGTGCGTCCCGCGCTGGCGGAGGCCGTCGGGCGGCTGCATCCATGGGTGGCCGAGATGGCCGCGTACTCCTTCGGCTGGTGCGAGGTCGGCGGCGCGCCCGCCGCCGCGCCGGGCGGCAAGGGCGTACGGCAGGCGCTGGCGGTGCTCGGCGCCGAGGCGGCGGGTGCCGACGGGCGGGCCGGGGTCCCGGCGGCGGTCGCGGTGGAGCTGGTGCACGCCTTCTCGCTGCTCCACGACGACATCATGGACGGCGACGCGACCCGGCGCCGCCGCCCCGCGGTGTGGAAGGCGTACGGCACGGGTCCGGCGGTCCTCGCCGGGGACGCGCTGTTCGCGCTTGCCGTGGAGACCCTCGCCGCCACTCCGGGCGGCCCCCGCGCCGTACGGCTCCTGTCCACGGCCCTGGCCGATCTGGTGCGCGGACAGGCCGACGACCTTCTGTTCGCCGCACGGCCCTTCGCCGGACCGGAGCGGGTGACGCCCGAGGAGTACCGGGTGATGGCCGAGCACAAGACCGGCGCGCTGCTGGGCTGTGCCGCGGCGCTCGGGGCCACGCTCGGCGGGGCTCCCGAACCGGCCGTCGCCGCGCTGGACCGGGCCGGGCGCCATCTGGGCGTCGCCTTCCAGCTGGTGGACGATGTGCTGGGCATCTGGGGCGATCCGGCCGTCACCGGCAAGCCCGTCGGCGGGGATCTGCGGGAGCGCAAGAAGACCTTCCCGGTTCTGGCCGCGCTCGGATCCCCCGCGGCCCGCCACCTGCCCGAGCTCCTGGCCTGCGACGCGCGTACCGAGGAGGCCGCCGCGCTGATCGAGGAGGCCGGCGGGCGGGCGGCCGCACTGGCCGAGGCCCGGGCACGGACGGCCGCCGCACGAGCCCTGCTCACGGAACTCCCCCTGGCCGCCGGTGCCGCCGGCGAGCTGTGCGCCCTGCTGGACTTCCTGGTGGGCCGCGATCTGTGA
- a CDS encoding threonine/serine dehydratase: MIGITDIEAAARRIADHVVRTPTAPSPGLTALLGVPVAAKLELLQRTGSFKARGATAKLLSLSEAERAAGVVAVSGGNHGIALAVMAAALEVKATVVMPRTAPARSVELAERAGASVRLTEGMDSAFELMLRLRDEGLTLVHPFDDPVVIAGQGTVGLEFAEDAEELTDVLVSIGGGGLIAGVAAALRARRPRVRVWGVETEGAEAMSAALRAGGPLPVAVSSLVTTLSAPSVSRLTYDHVSALVEEVLVVPDREAVRGCLDLAGHAKVWAEPAAGCLLPAARQVAARVGAGARLGLVVCGGNAAPGDLFGWARRFGLL; this comes from the coding sequence TTGATCGGCATCACGGACATCGAAGCCGCCGCTCGGCGCATCGCGGACCACGTCGTACGCACGCCCACCGCGCCGAGCCCCGGCCTCACGGCGCTGCTCGGCGTCCCGGTCGCCGCGAAGCTCGAACTGCTCCAGCGCACCGGTTCGTTCAAGGCACGCGGCGCGACGGCCAAGCTCCTGTCGCTCAGCGAGGCCGAGCGTGCCGCCGGTGTGGTGGCGGTCAGCGGCGGCAACCACGGGATCGCCCTCGCGGTGATGGCGGCGGCCCTCGAGGTGAAGGCGACCGTGGTGATGCCGCGTACCGCCCCGGCCCGCTCCGTCGAGCTGGCCGAGCGGGCCGGGGCGTCGGTGCGGCTGACCGAGGGCATGGACAGTGCCTTCGAGCTGATGCTCCGGTTGCGGGACGAGGGACTGACACTGGTCCACCCCTTCGACGATCCGGTCGTGATCGCCGGACAGGGCACCGTGGGGCTGGAGTTCGCCGAGGACGCGGAGGAACTGACGGATGTGCTCGTCAGCATCGGCGGCGGGGGTCTGATCGCCGGGGTGGCGGCCGCGCTGCGCGCCCGGCGCCCCCGGGTGCGGGTGTGGGGAGTGGAGACGGAGGGTGCCGAGGCCATGTCGGCCGCGCTCAGGGCGGGCGGTCCGCTGCCCGTCGCGGTGTCCTCGCTCGTCACCACGCTGAGCGCGCCGTCCGTGTCGCGGCTGACGTACGACCATGTCTCGGCGCTGGTCGAGGAGGTCCTGGTGGTGCCGGACCGGGAGGCCGTGCGGGGCTGCCTGGACCTGGCCGGCCACGCCAAGGTCTGGGCGGAGCCGGCCGCGGGCTGTCTGCTGCCCGCGGCCCGGCAGGTGGCAGCGCGGGTCGGTGCGGGCGCCCGGCTCGGGCTCGTGGTGTGCGGGGGCAATGCGGCACCGGGGGATCTCTTCGGATGGGCGCGGCGATTCGGGCTGCTCTGA
- a CDS encoding serine/threonine protein kinase, whose translation MTMVKAHVSAHELVSDRYRLLEVFARETNRLWWYAEDVTANQPRLVAQIALPETCDEDTLRRAEARVVRTSEIMRLLRPGRVATVVDAVVQAGTLWTVTEWIDGTPLCEFLDREGPSHPVRAARTGLELLDVLQAAHDEGITHGELSPGQVFVRDGGSVVVAGFGLAGATLVPRLTAPSYASPEQARDERIGPAADLWALGAILYTMVEGRPPFRDRGRPDATLKAVDRLPLRTPLRTGPLTRTVQGLLRKNSRERLTRPVVREALTRVLGQEADQDWTPAPAPRLRAAYTAVRHDGPVRSRQVMTAGTALAVLTVAAAVLAATHHLPGGSPAAAPSRPSATAATSPPADPAEHHTPGPSPSGSPSGSPRPGPGASSALPAGYHRYSAPEGFSVALPDDWKRLTTSRAADHAYRVTFGTSGGSPTLAVTYSERVGPDPVAVWRDDVEPALRRLPGYQRIGTITATTYQGHKAADLEWLSGTGGERVHTLGRGFLLGGRRGCSLRFTTPAGSWDDAVDRLALKTFLATFRPPAA comes from the coding sequence ATGACCATGGTCAAGGCGCACGTCTCCGCACACGAGCTGGTCTCCGACCGCTACCGGCTCCTGGAGGTGTTCGCCCGCGAGACCAACCGCCTGTGGTGGTACGCCGAGGACGTGACGGCGAACCAGCCCCGTCTGGTCGCCCAGATCGCCCTCCCGGAGACCTGCGACGAGGACACCCTGCGCCGGGCCGAAGCCCGTGTCGTGCGGACCTCCGAGATCATGCGCCTCCTGCGCCCGGGCCGGGTCGCCACGGTCGTCGACGCCGTCGTGCAGGCGGGAACCCTGTGGACCGTCACGGAGTGGATCGACGGCACGCCCCTGTGCGAGTTCCTCGACCGCGAAGGCCCGTCCCACCCGGTGCGCGCCGCTCGGACCGGCCTCGAACTCCTCGATGTCCTCCAGGCCGCGCACGACGAGGGCATCACCCACGGCGAGCTGAGCCCCGGGCAGGTCTTCGTCCGGGACGGGGGCTCGGTCGTGGTGGCCGGGTTCGGGCTGGCGGGCGCGACCCTGGTCCCGCGGCTCACGGCACCGTCGTACGCCTCACCGGAACAGGCCCGTGACGAGCGCATCGGACCGGCCGCCGATCTGTGGGCGCTGGGCGCCATCCTCTACACGATGGTCGAGGGACGCCCGCCGTTCCGTGACCGCGGCCGCCCCGACGCCACCCTGAAGGCCGTGGACCGGCTGCCCCTGCGCACCCCGCTGCGCACCGGCCCGCTCACCCGGACCGTGCAGGGCCTGCTGCGCAAGAACTCCCGGGAGCGGCTGACCCGTCCGGTGGTCCGCGAGGCACTGACCCGGGTCCTCGGCCAGGAAGCCGACCAGGACTGGACACCGGCCCCCGCGCCCCGTCTGCGCGCCGCGTACACGGCCGTGCGGCACGACGGCCCGGTGCGGAGCAGACAGGTCATGACCGCCGGAACCGCGCTCGCCGTCCTCACCGTCGCGGCCGCCGTCCTGGCGGCCACCCACCACCTGCCGGGCGGCTCCCCCGCCGCCGCGCCGTCCCGGCCGAGCGCCACCGCCGCCACCTCCCCGCCGGCCGACCCCGCCGAGCACCACACCCCCGGCCCCAGCCCGAGCGGGAGCCCGAGCGGCAGCCCGCGCCCCGGCCCCGGCGCGTCCTCCGCCCTGCCCGCCGGGTACCACCGCTACAGCGCCCCGGAGGGCTTCTCCGTCGCCCTGCCGGACGACTGGAAACGGCTGACCACATCACGCGCGGCCGACCACGCCTACCGCGTCACCTTCGGCACGAGCGGCGGCTCCCCCACCCTCGCCGTCACCTACAGCGAGCGCGTCGGCCCGGACCCGGTCGCCGTCTGGCGCGACGACGTGGAACCGGCACTGCGGCGCCTCCCCGGCTACCAACGCATCGGCACCATCACGGCCACCACCTATCAGGGCCACAAGGCCGCCGACCTGGAGTGGCTGTCCGGGACCGGCGGGGAACGGGTGCACACCCTCGGGCGCGGGTTCCTCCTGGGTGGCCGTCGCGGCTGCTCGCTGCGCTTCACCACCCCGGCCGGGTCCTGGGACGACGCCGTCGACCGGCTCGCCCTGAAGACCTTCCTGGCCACCTTCCGCCCGCCGGCGGCCTGA
- a CDS encoding DUF2238 domain-containing protein, producing MTAVRPAPRPVPRRVPPALFAGVAAVGLAVSAWDVHDRTTWFLETFWALAGLPLVALMWRRFPLTGLLCGLLAVHALVLAVGGHYTYAQVPAGDWVRDTFGLARNPYDRFGHLMQGFVPAVLVRELLSRTSPLRGSRWLAPLTVCACLAFSACFELLEWAAAEIGGHGADAFLATQGDVWDTQWDMFCALIGAVVSLLLLSRVHDRQLAALRARTAG from the coding sequence ATGACCGCAGTGCGCCCCGCCCCGCGTCCCGTGCCGCGCCGCGTGCCGCCCGCCCTGTTCGCGGGCGTGGCGGCCGTGGGCCTCGCCGTGTCGGCGTGGGACGTGCACGACCGCACGACCTGGTTCCTGGAGACGTTCTGGGCGCTGGCCGGACTGCCCCTGGTGGCGCTGATGTGGCGCCGTTTCCCGCTGACCGGCCTGCTGTGCGGCCTGCTGGCCGTGCACGCCCTGGTCCTCGCGGTCGGCGGCCACTACACGTACGCACAGGTGCCGGCGGGTGACTGGGTACGGGACACCTTCGGCCTGGCCCGCAATCCGTACGACAGGTTCGGGCATCTGATGCAGGGATTCGTTCCGGCCGTCCTCGTACGCGAACTGCTCAGCCGTACCTCGCCGCTGCGCGGCAGTCGCTGGCTGGCCCCGCTGACCGTGTGCGCCTGCCTCGCGTTCAGCGCCTGCTTCGAACTGCTGGAGTGGGCGGCCGCCGAGATCGGCGGGCACGGTGCGGACGCGTTCCTCGCCACCCAGGGCGATGTGTGGGACACCCAGTGGGACATGTTCTGCGCCCTGATCGGGGCGGTGGTGTCGCTGCTGCTGCTCAGCAGGGTGCACGACCGTCAGCTGGCGGCTCTGCGGGCTCGTACGGCCGGCTAG
- a CDS encoding DUF6328 family protein → MTREGRRTGRDESEEERADRMWTELIQEVRVAQTGVQILFGFLLTVVFQQKYSTLPEAERTIYIVTVVLGACATGALIGPVSLHRLVAGRQVKPEAVRLAGRMTFVGLALLLATMASSLLLILRVATQGGLVPWLVAAVVAWYLVCWYGLPLWARRRRSNRPGR, encoded by the coding sequence ATGACGCGGGAGGGACGCCGCACGGGGCGCGACGAGAGCGAGGAGGAGCGGGCCGACCGGATGTGGACCGAGCTCATCCAGGAGGTCCGCGTCGCCCAGACAGGCGTCCAGATCCTGTTCGGCTTCCTGCTGACCGTGGTCTTCCAGCAGAAGTACTCCACGCTGCCCGAGGCCGAGCGGACCATCTACATCGTGACCGTCGTCCTCGGCGCCTGCGCGACCGGTGCCCTGATCGGGCCGGTCTCCCTGCACCGGCTGGTCGCCGGCCGGCAGGTCAAGCCCGAGGCGGTGCGGCTGGCCGGCCGGATGACCTTCGTCGGGCTGGCTCTGCTGCTGGCCACCATGGCCTCGTCCCTGCTGCTGATCCTGCGTGTGGCCACCCAGGGCGGCCTTGTGCCCTGGCTGGTCGCGGCCGTCGTCGCCTGGTACCTGGTCTGCTGGTACGGCCTGCCCCTGTGGGCACGCCGCAGGCGCTCGAACCGGCCGGGCCGCTAG
- a CDS encoding aldo/keto reductase: MDERVIGRSGQRASVVGLGTWQLGADWGDVDDKEALSVLEAAAESGVTFFDTADVYGDGRSESAIAAFLGGRPDLHVLVATKMGRRVEQIPENYVLDNFRAWNDRSRRNLGVDRLDLVQLHCPPTPVYSSDEVFDALDTLVAEERIAAYGVSVETCAEALTAIARPNVASVQIILNPFRMKPLYEVLPAAREAGVGIIARVPLASGLLSGKYTKDTVFAPDDHRTYNRHGEAFDQGETFSGVDYATGVEAAAEFAALAPEGWTPSQLALRWIIDQPGVTTVIPGARTPEQARANTAAAKLPPVPEETSTAIRDLYERRIKSQVEHRW, translated from the coding sequence ATGGACGAACGCGTAATCGGCAGATCGGGTCAGCGGGCATCGGTCGTCGGACTCGGCACCTGGCAGCTGGGCGCCGACTGGGGCGACGTGGACGACAAGGAGGCGCTGTCCGTCCTGGAGGCGGCCGCCGAGTCGGGAGTCACCTTCTTCGACACGGCCGACGTGTACGGCGACGGGCGCAGCGAGTCGGCCATCGCCGCCTTCCTGGGCGGCCGGCCCGATCTGCATGTGCTGGTGGCCACCAAGATGGGCCGCCGGGTCGAGCAGATCCCCGAGAACTACGTCCTGGACAACTTCCGCGCCTGGAACGACCGCTCGCGCCGCAACCTCGGCGTCGACCGCCTCGACCTGGTGCAGCTGCACTGCCCGCCCACCCCCGTCTACTCCTCGGACGAGGTGTTCGACGCCCTGGACACCCTGGTGGCCGAGGAGCGGATCGCCGCGTACGGCGTGAGCGTGGAGACCTGCGCCGAGGCGCTGACCGCGATCGCCCGGCCGAACGTGGCGAGCGTGCAGATCATCCTCAACCCGTTCCGCATGAAGCCCCTGTACGAGGTGCTCCCGGCGGCGCGGGAGGCCGGCGTCGGCATCATCGCGCGCGTGCCGCTCGCCTCCGGTCTGCTGTCGGGCAAGTACACCAAGGACACCGTCTTCGCACCCGACGACCACCGCACCTACAACCGGCACGGCGAGGCCTTCGACCAGGGGGAGACCTTCTCCGGCGTGGACTACGCGACCGGCGTGGAGGCGGCCGCCGAGTTCGCCGCGCTCGCCCCCGAGGGCTGGACCCCGTCCCAGCTGGCCCTGCGCTGGATCATCGACCAGCCGGGGGTGACCACGGTCATCCCCGGCGCCCGCACTCCGGAGCAGGCCCGGGCCAACACTGCGGCCGCCAAGCTCCCGCCGGTGCCCGAGGAGACGTCGACCGCGATCCGCGACCTGTACGAACGCCGGATCAAGAGCCAGGTGGAGCACCGCTGGTAG
- a CDS encoding cholesterol oxidase substrate-binding domain-containing protein, protein MVPVTVAADPARAAAELPGFPARVTLYRSTYRNWAGEITADGLWACAPASPEQVLAVVDWAWHNGWRVRARGRSHGWSPLTITEGTTADTHVLLVDTAPRLTRLALESASTVRAGAGVTLEALLTFLEEHGLGLTATPAPGDLTLGGVLAIDAHGTAVPAEGERPPAGTTYGSLSNRVLELTAVVWDEGSGAYALRTFRRTDADCAALLSHLGRSFVTEVVLRVGPDSALRCVSRTDVPAAELFAAPGSGGRTLETFLTRSGRVEAIWFAFTEHPWLKEWSVAPIRPLTSRHVTSPYNYPFSDSVPTVVADLVGRIFAGAAWYLAPVLGAAQLDVARLGLAATLCADVWGPSKNTLLYVRPTTLRVTASGYAILTTRAGVQRVVHEFTSHYRERLAAYAARGRFPVNGSMEIRVTGLDDPADCGAEGARAPLLSVLRPSAARPEWDTAVWLDVLTLPGTPYAEAFLRELERFLFATYDGGYALARVEWSKGWAYTDDAAWSDARVLGTAVPGSFGSDVWGQAVEILDRLDPHRVFGNGFLDRLLR, encoded by the coding sequence ATGGTACCGGTGACGGTGGCGGCCGATCCGGCCCGTGCCGCGGCCGAACTCCCGGGGTTTCCGGCTCGGGTGACGCTCTATCGGTCGACGTACCGCAACTGGGCCGGCGAGATCACCGCCGACGGGCTCTGGGCCTGCGCGCCGGCCTCCCCGGAACAGGTGCTCGCCGTCGTCGACTGGGCGTGGCACAACGGGTGGCGGGTCCGTGCGCGGGGCCGCTCGCACGGCTGGTCACCCCTGACGATCACCGAGGGCACGACGGCGGACACCCACGTCCTGCTGGTCGACACCGCGCCCCGTCTGACCCGCCTGGCGCTGGAGTCCGCGTCCACGGTGCGCGCCGGCGCGGGTGTCACCCTGGAGGCTCTGCTCACCTTCCTGGAGGAGCACGGTCTCGGCCTCACCGCCACACCCGCCCCCGGCGATCTGACCCTCGGCGGCGTCCTGGCGATCGACGCGCACGGTACCGCCGTACCGGCCGAGGGCGAGCGCCCACCGGCCGGAACGACGTACGGCTCGCTGAGCAACCGGGTGCTGGAGCTGACGGCCGTGGTGTGGGACGAGGGCAGCGGGGCCTACGCCCTGAGGACCTTCCGCCGTACGGACGCGGACTGCGCGGCGCTCCTCTCCCACCTCGGCCGGTCCTTCGTCACCGAGGTGGTCCTGCGGGTGGGCCCGGACAGCGCCCTGCGCTGCGTCAGCCGCACCGACGTCCCGGCCGCCGAACTGTTCGCGGCCCCCGGCTCCGGCGGGCGAACGCTGGAGACGTTTCTGACGCGCTCGGGCCGCGTCGAGGCGATCTGGTTCGCCTTCACCGAGCACCCGTGGCTGAAGGAGTGGAGCGTCGCCCCCATCAGGCCGCTCACCTCACGGCACGTCACCTCGCCGTACAACTACCCCTTCTCCGACAGCGTGCCGACCGTCGTGGCCGACCTGGTGGGGCGGATCTTCGCGGGCGCGGCCTGGTATCTGGCACCGGTGCTCGGCGCCGCGCAGCTCGACGTGGCCCGCCTGGGGCTCGCGGCCACGCTCTGCGCCGATGTGTGGGGGCCGTCGAAGAACACCCTGCTGTACGTACGGCCGACCACGCTGCGGGTGACCGCGAGCGGGTACGCGATCCTGACGACGCGCGCCGGGGTTCAGCGTGTGGTGCACGAGTTCACCAGCCACTACCGCGAGCGGCTCGCCGCGTACGCGGCGCGGGGCCGCTTCCCGGTCAACGGCTCGATGGAGATCCGGGTGACCGGCCTCGACGACCCGGCGGACTGCGGCGCCGAGGGCGCCCGCGCCCCGCTGCTGTCCGTACTGCGGCCGAGCGCGGCCCGCCCCGAGTGGGACACCGCCGTCTGGCTGGACGTGCTGACACTGCCGGGGACGCCGTACGCGGAGGCGTTCCTGCGCGAGCTGGAGCGGTTCCTGTTCGCCACCTACGACGGCGGGTACGCCCTCGCGCGCGTGGAGTGGTCCAAGGGCTGGGCGTACACCGACGACGCCGCCTGGAGCGACGCGCGGGTGCTGGGCACGGCCGTGCCCGGTTCGTTCGGGTCGGATGTGTGGGGGCAGGCGGTCGAGATCCTCGACCGCCTGGACCCGCACCGGGTGTTCGGCAACGGCTTCCTCGACCGTCTGCTGCGCTGA
- a CDS encoding SDR family oxidoreductase, with protein sequence MRVFVTGATGFVGSAVVPELIAAGHEVVGLARSDEAEAALKSAGAEAHRGGLDDPDGLARAAAAADGVIHLAFIHDFSDIYAAGATDLGAIEAIGAALAGSGKPFLVTSGTGIAVADHVLTEEDGPAAGLHRTASEEATVALAERGVRAVLVRLAPSVHGRGDHGFVPRLIEIAREKGVSACLGDGANRWPGVHRLDAARLYRLALESAPAGTRLHATDEEGVPFRDIAAVIGRHLDVPVVSVPREQAEEHFGWLGRFAGIDNATSSARTRTLLRWEPREPGLLADLDEGHYFDA encoded by the coding sequence ATGCGTGTTTTCGTCACCGGTGCCACGGGGTTCGTCGGTTCCGCCGTGGTTCCCGAACTCATCGCCGCCGGCCACGAGGTCGTCGGTCTCGCCCGCTCGGACGAGGCGGAGGCCGCGCTGAAGTCCGCGGGAGCCGAGGCGCACCGCGGCGGCCTGGACGACCCCGACGGCCTGGCCCGCGCGGCGGCCGCGGCCGACGGCGTGATCCACCTGGCCTTCATCCACGACTTCAGCGACATCTACGCCGCGGGCGCCACCGACCTGGGCGCCATCGAGGCGATCGGCGCCGCCCTGGCCGGCTCCGGCAAGCCCTTCCTGGTCACCTCCGGCACGGGGATCGCCGTCGCGGACCATGTGCTCACCGAGGAGGACGGCCCCGCCGCGGGTCTGCACCGGACCGCGTCGGAGGAGGCCACGGTCGCCCTGGCCGAGCGCGGGGTGCGCGCGGTCCTGGTCCGCCTCGCCCCCTCCGTGCACGGCCGGGGCGACCACGGTTTTGTGCCGCGCCTGATCGAGATCGCCCGGGAGAAGGGCGTGTCGGCCTGCCTCGGCGACGGCGCCAACCGCTGGCCGGGCGTCCACCGGCTGGACGCGGCCCGGCTGTACCGGCTGGCCCTGGAGTCCGCCCCGGCCGGCACCCGGCTGCACGCGACCGACGAGGAGGGGGTGCCCTTCCGGGACATCGCCGCCGTCATCGGCCGGCACCTGGACGTGCCCGTCGTGAGCGTGCCCCGGGAACAGGCCGAGGAGCACTTCGGCTGGCTCGGGCGGTTCGCCGGGATCGACAACGCGACGTCGAGCGCACGGACCCGCACGCTCCTTCGCTGGGAGCCGCGCGAGCCCGGCCTCCTCGCGGATCTCGACGAGGGGCACTACTTCGACGCCTAG
- a CDS encoding LysR family transcriptional regulator — MSDSAAVADLDLRLVRYFTVVAEHRHFGRAATALHITQPSLSRQVRRLEQEVGARLLDRTPRGTRLTDAGEAFLPRARALLRAAAQATAAARAAAEPSRITIGYTTGVFVTPAVRDLRRRFPDAEVRTTHLRWHEAREALLDHRVDALVARLPFATEGLRVTILYDEPRVLVVPLDHRLAGKESVTVDDIADEPLPRVPDRLWDAFWRIDPRPDGSPAPDGPYIDDIEDKFELVASGQAVAIAAGVPGILIRPDLTAIPLHGVEPSHVALATRAGDNGRLPAAFRKCAEALLTGPGAGG; from the coding sequence ATGTCCGACTCTGCCGCCGTCGCGGACCTCGACCTGAGGCTGGTGCGGTACTTCACCGTCGTCGCCGAACACCGGCACTTCGGGCGCGCCGCCACGGCCCTGCACATCACCCAGCCCTCGCTGAGCCGTCAAGTGCGGCGCCTGGAGCAGGAGGTGGGTGCCCGGCTGCTCGACCGCACCCCGCGCGGAACGCGGCTCACGGACGCCGGCGAGGCCTTCCTGCCGCGGGCCAGGGCGCTGCTGCGGGCGGCGGCCCAGGCCACCGCGGCCGCCCGGGCCGCCGCCGAGCCCAGCCGCATCACCATCGGATACACGACCGGCGTCTTCGTGACCCCGGCCGTGCGCGACCTGCGCCGCAGGTTCCCGGACGCCGAGGTGCGGACCACGCATCTGCGCTGGCACGAGGCACGGGAGGCGCTGCTCGACCACCGCGTGGACGCGCTCGTGGCCCGGCTGCCGTTCGCCACCGAGGGGCTGCGGGTGACGATCCTCTACGACGAGCCGCGCGTCCTGGTCGTCCCGCTCGACCACCGGCTGGCGGGCAAGGAGTCGGTCACCGTGGACGACATCGCCGACGAGCCCCTTCCCCGGGTCCCGGACCGGCTGTGGGACGCGTTCTGGCGGATCGACCCCCGGCCCGACGGCAGCCCGGCGCCCGACGGCCCGTACATCGACGACATCGAGGACAAGTTCGAGCTCGTCGCCTCGGGGCAGGCGGTGGCGATCGCGGCGGGCGTTCCCGGCATCCTCATCCGCCCCGACCTCACCGCGATCCCCCTGCACGGCGTCGAACCGAGCCATGTCGCCCTCGCGACCCGTGCCGGGGACAACGGCCGTCTGCCGGCTGCGTTCCGCAAGTGCGCCGAGGCGCTGCTGACCGGCCCCGGGGCCGGGGGGTGA
- a CDS encoding TetR family transcriptional regulator, translating into MRSVSTPSVPAASARRDAEATKAAILKAARYLLARHARADITLKAVAERAGVSPPLILKYFGNKDALFARVMSFETDADDLLDAPLAELGRHMVRHVLASQRERGTDPLLRIAFAPLHGDHGDILRANFRAQVTERLAARLTGPDAGLRAELAVAALVGLGIMYGVARGPHLRESDTEAVADRYGPAVQEQLTPGT; encoded by the coding sequence ATGAGGAGCGTGAGCACCCCTTCCGTCCCCGCGGCCTCCGCACGCCGTGACGCCGAGGCCACCAAGGCGGCCATCCTCAAGGCCGCCCGCTACCTCCTCGCCCGGCACGCGCGCGCCGACATCACCCTCAAGGCGGTCGCCGAACGGGCCGGCGTCAGCCCGCCGCTGATCCTGAAGTACTTCGGCAACAAGGACGCCCTCTTCGCCCGCGTCATGTCCTTCGAGACCGACGCGGACGACCTGCTCGACGCGCCCCTGGCGGAGCTGGGCCGCCACATGGTCCGCCACGTGCTGGCCAGTCAGCGCGAGCGCGGCACCGACCCGCTGCTGCGCATCGCCTTCGCGCCCCTGCACGGCGACCACGGGGACATCCTGCGCGCCAACTTCCGCGCCCAGGTCACCGAACGCCTCGCCGCCCGGCTCACCGGCCCCGACGCCGGCCTGCGCGCCGAACTCGCGGTCGCGGCACTCGTCGGCCTCGGCATCATGTACGGCGTGGCGCGAGGGCCGCACCTGCGCGAGAGCGACACCGAGGCCGTCGCCGACCGTTACGGGCCCGCCGTACAGGAACAGCTGACGCCCGGTACCTGA